A single region of the Marmota flaviventris isolate mMarFla1 chromosome 10, mMarFla1.hap1, whole genome shotgun sequence genome encodes:
- the Ivl gene encoding involucrin produces MSQQYTRPVTVPATLTEELPQTASPSAHTEQEQMKQPTSLPAPCQKVASESPGEGPSKHKEEHTAPVKGLPEQECEQPQQREPQGQKLHLGLQQREHQAPQQQEVHLGQQQQEQPQVEELHLGKQHQQEPRGLHLGQQQQQQGPQEQEPHLGQQQQEEPQEQEPHLGQQQQEEPQEQEPHLGKQQLQQGSQKQVLHVGQQEPQEPQEQELHLGKKQKEEPQEQEPHVGQQQHQKPQDQELHLGKQQEEPQEQELNLGQQQHQKPQEQELHLGRQQQHQGSQKQVLHVGQQKPQEPQEREPHVGRQQQQQGQPQHEEPQGAKILEQEETRREQQPKEPLRQAQELERLEPQEEHVQQPALVPGPGQAQELQPVQARKGGIPAPCRGTAAEAGVDVSKLE; encoded by the coding sequence ATGTCCCAGCAATACACACGGCCAGTGACGGTCCCTGCTACCCTCACTGAGGAACTCCCCCAGACTGCTTCTCCTTCAGCCCATACGGAGCAGGAGCAAATGAAGCAGCCGACATCCCTGCCTGCTCCGTGCCAGAAGGTGGCCTCTGAGTCCCCGGGGGAGGGCCCTTCCAAGCATAAGGAGGAGCACACGGCTCCCGTGAAGGGGCTGCCTGAGCAAGAGTGTGAGCAGCCGCAGCAAAGAGAGCCCCAGGGGCAGAAACTGCATCTGGGCCTGCAGCAGCGGGAGCACCAAGCACCTCAGCAGCAGGAAGTGCACCTgggacagcagcagcaggagcagcccCAGGTGGAGGAGCTGCATCTGGGAAAGCAACACCAGCAGGAGCCACGGGGGCTGCACctgggacagcagcagcagcagcagggacCACAGGAGCAGGAGCCGCATCTgggacagcagcagcaggaggagccACAGGAGCAGGAACCGCATCTgggacagcagcagcaggaggagccACAGGAGCAGGAACCGCATCTGGGAAAACAGCAACTGCAGCAGGGATCACAGAAGCAGGTGCTGCATGTGGGACAGCAGGAACCACAGGAGCCACAGGAGCAGGAGCTGCATCTGGGAAAGAAGCAGAAGGAGGAGCCACAGGAGCAGGAGCCGCATGTGGGACAGCAGCAGCATCAGAAGCCACAGGATCAGGAGCTGCATTTGGGGAAACAGCAGGAGGAGCCACAGGAGCAGGAGCTGAATCTGGGACAGCAGCAGCATCAGAAGCCACAGGAGCAGGAGCTGCATTTGGGACGGCAGCAGCAGCATCAGGGATCACAGAAGCAGGTGCTGCATGTGGGACAGCAGAAACCACAGGAGCCACAGGAGCGGGAGCCGCATGTGGgacggcagcagcagcagcagggccAGCCACAGCATGAAGAACCCCAGGGAGCAAAAATCCTGGAGCAAGAGGAGACACGAAGGGAGCAGCAGCCTAAGGAGCCTCTGCGGCAGGCTCAGGAACTGGAGCGCCTGGAGCCGCAGGAGGAGCATGTGCAGCAGCCCGCGTTGGTCCCAGGCCCTGGCCAGGCCCAGGAGCTGCAGCCAGTGCAGGCACGGAAGGGAGGGATTCCCGCGCCCTGCAGGGGAACAGCAGCAGAAGCAGGTGTCGATGTGAGCAAGCTTGAGTAG